Below is a genomic region from Hevea brasiliensis isolate MT/VB/25A 57/8 chromosome 3, ASM3005281v1, whole genome shotgun sequence.
ctaaaaaataaattcaatttttaaaattcaaaaaatttcaaataaaatctcaaattttaaataaaataaaatattaacattTATACATAaagtatatattttaaaaattaggggtgttacacgcaCGCACATAGGATCAGGAAAGGAACATactctctaataaaatgatgacAATATTATTAAAATGCAATAATTCTTATAAGATTATACACACTCTTCTACAATTGATGTGAGATCTCGAGAGATAAATAATtaagttttttaaattttattttattaaaaaataatttttttcatttaaaatttatattcaccaagttcatttattttatatgtagatgattatatatataataaatataattttttttaattaaaatcttCTTTATATCAAGTcctaaattaattttacaaaaaacaTCTTacattaatcttttttttttccttaaatggCAGTCATACCGATTTTAATTATTACttaaacaaataaaattttacaccatgtaaattcaaattatagttttataagaaaatataaagaaaaaaaatgccaTCATATAAGCTATCTTTTATTTACATAATAATCAATTTTTAACCTTTATTATATTAATCAAATTATATGAATAGTACAATATAAAAAtagattataaaatttaaatatattttatatatataaataatttgtatttatatACTtagaatatataatatatattttaaatttaaatattatatttcaaaaaaattttatataatatttacataacctaatatatattatattataatatttaaataatatttaaatacaacatataaaataaatataaaaaaatatctattttaattggattaattttatatattatttccaaatatatataaatatttgtttatattgaattatatttgaaatatattttataaaaaaatatattatatttaaaaaatttggcaaaaaaatttataaataatttatattgaaATAAATGTATAATATACAGTCTTTTCTTTACATAATAATTCATTTTGTTATAATATTGGCCAAATTAATAATTgtacaatatgcaaaattaagtactatgaaaataaaatatagtctaaaattttattttaaataataattaaaattagtgTGATTggtatttagaaaaaaattaatgtgatttaaaaaattaattattcataAAGAAGattttaattggaaaattatattcaTTATATCATAGTCATGATATGTGtacatattatattttaaataaaatatatataattatttaaatataaaatatattagctATTTAAATGAAGggattgttttattattattttacattGAAAAAAAGAATtagatattttaattatatttattataaattgaataattaagtGGAGAAATTAATCTGTTTCTAGAATAAAAGCAAGGGGTTAACttgtttgatttttaaaaaatagagaTTAAATTATTAGTTCATCAAATCTTAAAAGGACTATATTATAAATTATCTACTTAAAATACTTGAAtaaaaattttggattttttAGTCATTTGACATAATAGAAACCTAGCAGGTTTGCATATATAAAGCTCATGTCACTGTagtgttaaaaaataataataataataataataaaagaaaataaaatccagAAAGGCAAAATCAGCTTCATATTTTGAAACAGACAGTTGTAATAATTACATTGGCTGCTCCTTTTCCCCCAATTTAACAAATAATGACAATCACAATTTCTTTTCCTTTAGAGGGAACTTAAAAGGCCTCGTAAAAATGTTAGAAACCACGCCAATAAACTATGGTGGCACTTGGCTCAACTTTTAATTTTGTTTACTTttcattttcagattttaaaatattatttttatttttttttataaagaaaaatttttaaaaattgatataaatataaataatttttataattggtCCATAAATTTTAATCTATATTTTACTTTTAtccctttaatttattattaaaaaatcactaaattttaattttttttcgtaAAAAATTATTCTAACTTACAATAATATgttttcatattaaaaattaCATTTAAACTATATTATAACatttacaaatataattttaGTACTTTTTAATGAACAGTAAATCTTTCTCCTTTTAAAAAAGTAAatcattaatatttttatgatagatacaaataattattgaaatgatTAATTTTCTTTTGAGTATAAaaggaaatgagataaaaaaaaagataattatatatttttttttaacttaagagaaatttttgtgaaataaaattaaaatttaataattttttaacactaaattaaaatttaaaataaaagtgaaatacaaaataaAATTCAGAAATGTGCTATAAAAATTATCCTACAAATGTATAATGTTTAAAAGTTTGACATTAATTTACATATTTGCGATTAATTCAAAGTGGCAGCACCATTCCAACCAAAATGAGTGAATTAGcatcataaaatttttttaaaattacataTTTTGCcaaacttttatatttttttgttattGGTTTTACTTTATAACAAATATTAAAACACAATGaaaatcaattttttatttaaaaaaaaaaaaaaaaaaaaaagcaaaacggTACCTAAATCATTATGAAGATTCTGTACTATTTACCAACATATGTACAATTCCTTATATCAATAATTCAATCATCAATACAATGAAAAACAGACTCAGCTTTCCAAACATTTTATACTTCACAAGAATTTAGCATTACCATCTAAAAGATATCCCAAACTAAATAACCAACCAAAATATGCTGACCCGATTCGTCTGACATTGAGATGGCTCCAGAGCTCCAACCTTCCATATAACAGTCTCGTCTCATACTTGCAGTCTTTATGATCTGCATAACTCCATTATAAGTAGTGTTACAATTTTAATACCAACAGAAAAATACAGAGCAAATATGAGGAATTTTCCAGCTTCAATGAGAACCTGATTTAAATAAGGGCAAACTACGCCTAGGTATCTTGTGGTTTAGTGCTTTAATTGTTGAGAGTCTGAGGAATTTTTTGTTGCAAGTCAAGATTTATAGTTTTGCACCTTTAGCATTCAAGTGACAAAATGTCTAATGGTTTTAAAAAATGCTGACATGGCTCTTTTTTTTCTGAGGTGGCAGTTTTTAACAGTGCCACGCCAGCATTTTTGACACCGTTAAGACATTTTATTTCCCAAGTGCTAACGGTCTTAACTTGCAACAAACAATTCCCCATGCCCTCGATAATAAAATTGCTAAACTACTGGGTACATAAGTGTATATTATCCTTTAAATAGTAATAACAATAATACTATTAATCAAACATTTAAGAAAATCATAGAAATGAGCCGCTACTTTTTCAACATGAGAAATCTCATCCATGAAATTAAACTATATTAAGGAATCATAATCTTGTTTTGTAGATGCGGTGGAAAACAAAGGGCCAAGCATATTGCGTAACTGGCTTACGAACTCCCATGCCTAATAGAAACTCTATGAgccaaaagaatgttactcttcTCCAGATTAAATTGTTACAGCACAGAAAAATTGATGCTAAATGAAGTGACAGTGGCCTAACCAATACTCTAATGAGGCTTCACAATTTATAGTGCAGGTGAGGTTTACCATTTTTATTCAACATCTCTCATCATTGTTAAGTGCATATCCAGATGAGCAAGGCTGATGGGGAATAGGAATGCCATATGCACCACATAAGAAGAGAAATCATACACTTCAAAGAGCAAAAACTCATACATGAGGAGAATAAGATGACGATCTgtttgtttataataattttttgagctcataagctaaaaaaaaaaaaactgcaaaCATCCAATTTTTCATTTTGATACTTATGTGCATAGGCGAGTTTGACCAATTACTTTACTATATTACcctcatttaattttaaatttcaccaCATACATCATTTAATACCTTTTTATAGTAATTTTAACAATAAATGTGCTCATAAACTACTTTTTACCAATATATTAACTTATTATTAGCAACTAATAAGCACTTTAACCAAACATGCAAttccttaaaattttaaatgtttataaACTTAAATTAGTTTATATAAGCTAATTTTTATAAGTTAAGCCAAACATTCTCTAAGGACACTATACATGGTCAAGCAAATGCGAGGCCAATAGAATGCGAAATATCTAGATTAACCGTCTGCTCTGAGCTGCGAAGTTCCCATTCTTAAAACCATTTTATAGCCACCATCTATTTCTATTAGCCAACTCCTGAACCAAGTTGCCATATCCACCTCTAAAGGCACACTATCACTAATCATGCATTGCTGACTAATCCATATAAAAGGGTAATAAACCACTCctataataatcatattcatctgaTTAACTAGGAAACAAATTGCCTGAATTTGCAATACTGAAAGTACGAAATGAGTTATCTGCTAAAACCATATCTCAACAATGAACAGCTACTGAAAAGACTAGGGCTGATGAACAATAAAATCCAAAAGTACagcaattctataaaaatttatcaatagtgggaatgaatttcaataaCTTAACCACTCGTAGCTGAAGGTCAATCTTTCTCCCTGGAACATGTTATCTCTGTGATCCTTGTTACGTGCTAAAGGAAAATGTAGGGAAAGCGAAAACCTTAATTtttgagagggaaaaataaaaagaCTGGTGACTACAATTAGTTCCCATTATTCAACGTCATGATtgctattaataatttttaaaagcaATTGGCCACAACTGGAAAAGAACCTTTTGGATTTCATTCGTAATTAGCCAAAACTTTTGTACTCTATTTTTCTTGGCAAGTTCTTACTTCTTCTATATACAACAAATATTAACTTCAATAAGATTAGTCCCTTTAATATAAGGGTACTTTGGCACATTACTTTTAAGCCTTCCAAAACATGAAGCAAATACCTAGAATTACAAACAGAATATGACCAAAAGGTCAGAGATATGAGCAAGGGGTGTGTGTGTCCACTGACAAGCTTTAGAATTCATTATACAGGCCTGTGAAGGAGAACTACAGTACACAACCAGCAAATTTTGTTAGATAAGACTCTACAATGCTTCAAACCCTGTTCAGAAAGAAAATGATCAAGGAACAAGAAAGCATTACATCCTCAACATATACTGTAAAGGCATATCTTAACAAATTACAACCTGAGGGGCATGCAAGCCAATTGAACATATTAGCAAACTCATGTTGACAATTGATATACAATTTTTTCCCCTTTTTCAGGCTTTCCTTCTCAATTAGGTACAACAGAAAAATATAACATAACTCCAGTGGTTAAGCAATCTTGGATTATTCTACATATTCAAGCCCAATGAGATTTTGTTTGaggtatcaaaaaaaaaaaaaaaaccctaattgtGGACTCTCATCTCTTGCTTGAGTAACTTGTCCAATTTGTAGAAGATCCCATTCTTTTACCATTTGATGGCATACTTAGCTTTTCTAATTCATCATTAGTACTAtccaaattttcaataaaatctgAGGGCCAAAAGGTTAATTTGGGTGAAAGACTGAAAGTATTAACTATATTCATCAAGAACAACTGATTTTGTCCAGTTTTGCTACTTTGGCTGGTTGTGTTCCAAAATTGGCTATCAACTTTGTACAGAAAATGGATAAGGTTTAACTCAGCCCCAAAAGCTAGTTGAAGGGGAAGAGGTTTACCTAAATCTTATATTTAGCTCAAATGCCTTATCCTAAACCACCCTCATCTCCAGAAATGATTATCCGGACGTGAAGTTTGCAGGTAAATATATTTGCGTGTGGTCTAACATTGAACCAAGATAGGCTCTAATACAATGTAGAGAAAATGGACAAAGCCTAACTGCATCCCAAAAACTAGCTCAAGAAGATGAGGTTTGTCCAAGTCTTATATTTAGCTTAAGCACCTTATCCCAAACCCTTGCGGGACAACAAACTTAAtcaacttatttaattttttttttcttggggaATAATTAATGTTGTCTTTTCTTTTGGATCCTACATCCAATGAAGTCTCTTGAGTAGTTATGGATGGAAGACGGCCTTCCATATTTTAGAATGTCACATATTTCTCATTCAACATTTCCTGTCCTCCTTACAATGTTATTTTCTTTGTCTATAATTCCTCTTGAGGTGGTGGCCAAAGAACTTCAGAAAATTAGAATGATTTTCTATGGTTTGGTATTAGAGAGAATAAGTGGAATTATCTTGTCATGTGAGTTTGAAAATATGGTGTAAAGTGTAAAGCCAAGTCTGATACAGGTTTGGTTCTTGATAATTTGGTGTCGAGAAAAAATTTTGTTTGAGTTGAAAGTGGCCATGGAAATTTCCAATAAAATCACTCTCCATTgacataaattaattagaagtagGTATCGCCTTTTGTAGAATATGTGGGACACATGGAAGGGAATCAACATTTCTCATGCAAGCCATTGTAAATTCATTTTTCAGATATAAGATAATCTCCGATTAGCCCACTGGTTCTTTTAAGTTGGTGATAGTTTCCCGATTTACATCAGGAAGAATCTTAGGGAAGGGGAAGCTCGCTTTTCTATAATTTCCTAACCTTTGAATTCTCTATAATTCCAATCATCTAACCATTCCTAGTTTTTGTGTCTTGGATGGATCCAGTGCTTCTAGGAATTTCCATTCCTTTAGAAATTCAATAAGCAAGAAGTGTCATAGCTTATTATATAACTGAATCTTCTCGCTTCTATTCATTTCTTCCAAGGGCTATATAAGCGGATGTGGAATTATCATGTAAATCATTCTTAGCATTACTTGCTTCTTTTCTAATTGCAGCTATTTTCCTCCTGTTAATTTCATATGGACGGCTAAAGTTACCTCAAAGGTTAAGTCATCTGCTCATCAACAATTCTTATAAAACCATCACCAAGTTGTTATAGGTTCAAAGACCGCATAACGCTTTATCCCTGAGATTTTTTTTTGGTTGATGAAGTTATGAGATTACTGTGTTAGGTGTACTTATCTATGACACCTGATATGCAGAACAGGTCCTTTGATATAGTTGGTGATCCATAGATTTCCCCTCATACTTTTGAGGCTATGTTGTTGATTAAATTTATGGGTTTCAGACTTTCACTTAGAAGTAAGACTTTATGAGCAGTTCCCAAGTGAAGCAAAGTGCtagaatttcaataatcattgtttGTCCACACAATGATAGTGTTTTGATCAGAGCTAGGGATGATGTTTTGTTTTTGGCTTCACTATGGTAGTTCTGTTAATAGTGATTTGTTCACACACTATTTAATGCAAGTGGAGAATGTTAAGATTtaataattagaagaagaaaaggaaagaaagaaagagaagaaaagggCTACATCTTTATTctcattaattatataaaatataagattacatatttatatatataaatctcctataattacTCTACTTTATTAGGAATATAAATCCTACACTAATTACGAATATATAATATTGGCTTTCCATAAACTCTCCCTTAAAATGGaatctcatcaattccaacaAAGAGCATTTTTTTTCTATAGCATATGCTTTTCTTTTGGGTGTTCTCTTCTTGTAGGAGGATTTCTTATCCTCTTTTTGCAATTCGCTTTTGTTTCCTATCTTaacataatttctttttttttttttaatgaaaatatggAAAAATACTGTGTCAATTATATTCTTCAACCATCAATTTTGAACCCTTCATGATAAAGCTTGAAACTGCTAAACATTTTTTACCCTTCTAATTTTGAAGTTGCAACAAGATTCCCTTAAAACCTCTAGAAAATCCCAGTAACAGCGAATTCATGAATAAACTTCATCCTTGCTTCGATGGCTCTATGAACTTATACTCATTATGTGAATATGTCAAAAATAACTCAATTTAACTTGCTACTGCATTCTATGTGGTTTCCAGTTTTCTGGACACTATCCAAAGAAGTTCTACATGAAGCAACTAttgagaagaacaagagaaaaataataataatagtccCATCACTTGATTCTCATCCCTAGTAATAAGCAATACCCTCTCTCCAACAATCCCTTGCTTGAGAACATATATGGAAAATAATGTATGAGATTTACAGCTATAACAAATAGGTTACACACCAGGcacaaagaagaagagaaagaatcCAAGGGCACCAACATCCAATTTTCCTACCATAGCACACGCATAGTTGAACAAAAAATTAACATAAACCCATCAACTATTTTCACATTGAAATTCTCATGAACAGGCTTCTACAGCAGAATTTAACAAGAACGAGAAGATATGAGCTCAAATTCCAAAAAGGAAGGGCTGCGAACCTGAATTAATATTCAGAAATAGAGAGTAATAACTTTTGGAGGTTCAAAAGAACTAAccgaaattgaaagaattgaatcagccaACATGAAAGGGGCCAATATCTCCAGTTCTAAGAGAGCCAGCAACCTCATCAGCAACTGTCAAGCAAGAAGAGACCCATCCACTGAGTGCAAGCCATACCATCTTTACCATCCAGAGAGTCAACGCCCATGGCATTGTCATATCTCCCTCTCCCTCCTCCTCAAGTTCTAATCAAAGGAACCAAAACCCAATTATGTAGCTGTTTCTGGAAGTGAAAATTCAAAGAGGACGATGATAGAAAAAGATGAATAAGTTGAAAAGAAAAAGGAATTAGAGAGGGTGAAGTCAAAGGAATGAAGTAGTGGTTTTTAAAGAAATGGGTTTGGTTGGTATTGGCCGCCACTGGTCGGAAGCCTCTTTttcaaatataattaataaataaaaagatatattaaaaaataaattttattttattttataaaaaaaattatttccttaACGTTATAAAATATTACATTTATATTTACTGTTAATAttagttattaatttaattaaaataaaattttaatcatcACTATATTTAATTGTGTGCATAGTTTTTAACActgattaatattaataatatattttaaattttatttgctaTAATATATTGAATAAAGTATAATTTGGTAATTATAGAGTTTAGTTATATTAAAAGATAACAGTAATATTGGttaaaaaagtaaattaattaatccatctgatagaaaaaaaaaatctaacactATTACTATtcttatattaataaatttagtatataaaaataatatacatttaaattttttaaaatatttttaattattaaaaataaactaaatatattataattacatAGAATTTAGAAGCAAAACAAATTttgttatttattatttataaactaaatttaCCATTTAATAAACTAACAATTCAGAAAGAgtctataaataatatttttaaacataataataataataataataataataataataataataataataataataaaggaaTAATGATATCAATAAAAATCTTACTACAAGGTAGtgtttatggaaaaataaaaaataaaaagacgcaatgaaatattattagaatagattaataatttattgttattataatttTCTTGTAATTAGACAAAAGTCTGGTATTCATTAATATAATGTTGATTTAtaaagtaaattttattttacCATAAAAGAAAATCATCTTAAAATTGGTTTAATaatgataatatataataattaatgaaaatttaataactaaatacttaaataatttgaaaagacaataacataaaaataaaattccaaaaaaaatatgaatttatatataaatatttaagtgatttaaaaattatttaaataaataaaattttaaaaaatcaattattAAAGTAAAACacctaaataaaaatttaaagggaCTCAAGTGTTCTTTCTAGTTCAGAagattcaattaattaaaaaaagaaaaaaaaacaggtAACATGTCAAAAGATTTCAAGATAtgtcatataaaaattaaaataaaatatttatttttagtaataaataaaaataaagacacCAAAAATAAAGAATTGTAACAAGATAAAATGATGATAACACTATTATTAGAATAGTGAATTATAATTTACTACAATAAAATTGTTccaaatttatttcaataaaaaaataataattaaatagttaaaaagcaattaaaattaaaataaaaaattgaaattggaataataatttaaattgatataaaaataacTGCGTAACATATATGTTGAAATTTGTAGGAAAAGTACtggaatatattttatatttatcacattttctcttgtaaatgtccattaaacataaaattaattattttaaaagcttaaattaattatttgagttagaTCATATTTGCAAACATCCacataaaacaaataaataaaataaaattaaagcaaaaggcgttggggaaaaaaattaaaatggaaaagACTTTTGCAATGCTGTAGGAGAGTGTATAGATAAAACGAAATGAACATGTATCTATAGTCGGCAATGAAGTAGAAACAACATTAGATCAATTTTATTTAGTATTTAGTGAGAGAGGTTTCTCTTTCTTCTCTCTAAGAGTTTTATTTCTCTGGTGTGATCTGTTACTCTTCTCTGCCCTTTGGGTAGGGGATGGTTCCTTAACCTATCAGCAGGTGTTTACCCTCTCCCTGTCGGTGGGTGTGTATAGTTTTGATATAGGTTTCGTTTTAGCTGGTCTGCTAGATTATGTGCTTTAAGGGAGGATGGTTATCATGGTAGATATCGGCTCATTTTCTGAGTCTTTGTTTATGGGGTGTTTCTGTCCCTTCGGCTAGCTTTGTGGTAGTGCTGGAACCATCTTTAGTTACCAAGTTCAGATCTATTTGGGCTGTATGAGATTAAGAAGCCCGTATCAAGTTGAGTTGTTTCCCGGTTTATTCCTGCACTGGTTCTTAGCCTAGGTGTTTGTGTGGTTGCTGCATGTTTCTTTATCCTGTTACCACAGGGGGGTGATAGTGCTG
It encodes:
- the LOC110655837 gene encoding uncharacterized protein LOC110655837 → MTMPWALTLWMVKMVWLALSGWVSSCLTVADEVAGSLRTGDIGPFHVG